From the Hyphomicrobium sp. ghe19 genome, one window contains:
- a CDS encoding ComEC/Rec2 family competence protein produces the protein MSVEAAGPELGREAAKEIGFPALPERGISRAALLLEAERESFFLWAPVCLGAGIAAYFALPIEPAAIIACAPLVLALISRMAVRGGTLAATVMTAFVLAGTGFAIAKLRVEAVRAPVLTKALHGVEITGTVTMVEAKIPRGQRLTIKSPSIAGLAAEQTPAVIRVRTMSARSPAAPGDRIRIKANLSPPAKPPLPGGFDYARTAWFDSVGAVGYAFAAPQIEGQSDSGTLSQWYRRSIENIRQAIAARIRQALPGETGEIALALITGERGGITAATNDAFKNSGLFHILSISGLHMVIAAGAVFYSVRLLLAAIPLIALTMPIKKIAAVLGIISAIGYLAISGGQFATVRSALMILIIFGAVLLDRPALALRNVALAAFLILIVCPESLLDAGFQMSFAAVTALIASHETLSNFLGRQSRPHPALKVPKFFGEIIASTLIASVAVAPLAAYNFHQSQQYAVLGNMIAIPICNIIVMPAALLAMVLMPFGLEWFGLKPMGWGIEGMAWCANKVGALPGAVGHLPEIPAFAFILMLAGGIWLSLWQTRIRLFGVALCVLGLLGAPLMSRPDILIGQKGLIAVRDTSGKLSALPNKGAKYDLDRWLEYDGDGRTAREAQSGDAFSCDAVGCIAHVKGATVAVARHPAAVTDDCLNADVLVINDPKPEDCAVPATVIDVFDRWRNGAYALYIDRSDDNPEPRVHLETVASRRGERPWSVMPERKTPGGLPKPRIRETPGAAPPAAAPPRSMAEAEAEPRTLAESDPGEEPDFEPEFTNAVPAANDAQ, from the coding sequence ATGTCGGTCGAAGCGGCGGGACCGGAATTAGGTCGGGAGGCGGCGAAAGAGATCGGATTTCCGGCGCTTCCCGAGCGCGGGATCAGCCGCGCTGCGCTTCTTCTCGAAGCCGAGCGGGAAAGCTTTTTCCTTTGGGCTCCGGTTTGCCTGGGCGCGGGCATCGCGGCTTACTTCGCATTACCCATCGAGCCCGCAGCGATCATCGCCTGTGCGCCCCTCGTGCTGGCGCTCATCTCGCGCATGGCTGTCCGCGGAGGAACGCTCGCTGCGACCGTGATGACGGCCTTTGTCTTGGCCGGAACCGGATTTGCAATCGCGAAATTGCGCGTCGAAGCGGTGCGCGCGCCGGTTTTGACCAAGGCGCTCCACGGCGTCGAAATCACCGGCACCGTGACGATGGTCGAAGCGAAGATCCCGCGCGGCCAGCGCCTGACGATCAAATCGCCGAGCATCGCGGGCCTCGCGGCCGAGCAAACGCCGGCAGTCATTCGCGTGCGCACGATGTCGGCGCGTTCGCCCGCGGCGCCCGGCGACCGCATCCGGATAAAGGCAAACCTGTCGCCGCCCGCGAAACCACCGCTTCCGGGCGGCTTCGATTACGCCCGCACGGCATGGTTCGATTCCGTCGGCGCTGTTGGCTACGCGTTCGCGGCGCCCCAGATCGAGGGCCAGAGCGATAGCGGCACGCTTTCGCAGTGGTACCGCCGTTCCATCGAAAACATTCGCCAGGCAATCGCCGCGCGCATTCGCCAGGCGCTGCCTGGAGAAACCGGCGAGATCGCACTGGCGCTGATCACTGGCGAGCGAGGAGGGATCACCGCGGCGACGAATGACGCCTTCAAGAATTCGGGCCTATTTCACATCCTGTCGATATCGGGCCTGCACATGGTGATCGCGGCCGGCGCCGTATTCTATTCGGTCCGCCTCCTGCTTGCGGCCATTCCGCTCATCGCGCTGACGATGCCGATCAAGAAGATCGCAGCTGTACTCGGAATAATAAGCGCGATTGGCTATCTCGCGATCTCCGGCGGACAGTTTGCGACCGTGCGCTCGGCGCTGATGATCCTCATCATTTTCGGAGCCGTCCTTCTCGATCGCCCCGCGTTGGCGTTGCGGAACGTCGCTCTCGCCGCGTTCCTGATCCTCATCGTCTGTCCCGAAAGCCTGCTCGACGCCGGCTTTCAGATGTCGTTTGCTGCCGTCACGGCCCTGATCGCGTCGCACGAAACACTGAGTAATTTTCTCGGACGTCAGTCGCGGCCGCACCCGGCGCTGAAGGTGCCGAAATTCTTCGGCGAGATCATCGCCTCGACACTCATCGCGAGCGTGGCCGTCGCTCCGCTCGCTGCCTATAACTTTCACCAGAGCCAGCAATATGCCGTGCTCGGCAATATGATCGCCATCCCGATCTGCAACATCATCGTCATGCCCGCAGCATTGCTGGCGATGGTGCTGATGCCGTTCGGACTTGAATGGTTCGGCTTGAAGCCGATGGGCTGGGGCATCGAAGGCATGGCCTGGTGCGCGAACAAGGTCGGCGCGCTGCCCGGCGCCGTCGGCCACCTTCCGGAAATTCCGGCATTCGCGTTCATTCTCATGCTTGCGGGAGGAATTTGGCTTTCGCTTTGGCAAACGCGAATCCGCCTCTTTGGCGTCGCTCTTTGCGTTCTGGGCCTGCTCGGAGCGCCATTGATGTCACGACCGGATATTCTCATCGGCCAGAAAGGCCTGATCGCCGTGCGCGATACGTCTGGGAAACTCTCCGCACTGCCGAACAAGGGCGCGAAATATGACCTGGATCGCTGGCTCGAATACGACGGAGACGGACGGACGGCCCGCGAGGCGCAATCCGGCGACGCGTTCTCGTGTGACGCGGTCGGATGCATTGCCCACGTCAAAGGCGCAACGGTCGCGGTCGCCCGGCATCCGGCAGCCGTGACCGACGATTGCCTCAATGCCGATGTGCTGGTGATCAACGACCCGAAGCCCGAGGACTGCGCGGTGCCGGCGACCGTCATCGACGTCTTCGACCGTTGGCGCAACGGCGCCTACGCCCTATACATCGATCGCAGCGATGATAACCCCGAGCCGCGCGTGCACCTTGAGACGGTCGCATCCCGCCGCGGCGAACGGCCGTGGAGCGTCATGCCCGAAAGGAAAACGCCCGGCGGCCTTCCGAAACCCCGCATACGGGAGACACCCGGCGCAGCGCCGCCGGCTGCGGCGCCACCGCGGTCAATGGCGGAAGCTGAAGCCGAGCCGCGAACGCTTGCCGAGAGCGATCCGGGCGAGGAACCGGACTTTGAGCCAGAGTTTACGAATGCCGTGCCGGCCGCCAACGACGCCCAGTAA
- the fabZ gene encoding 3-hydroxyacyl-ACP dehydratase FabZ, which translates to MEGKATAVKSLGTADINRVMKLLPHRYPFLLVDRMYDMDGDESCVGVKNVTINEPFFQGHFPQFPVMPGVLIIEGLAQTAGALCVSNVGHDYKAELVYFMGIDNAKFRKPVLPGDQLHYHVRKVRNRGRVWRFKCEAKVNGKTVAEAEISAMLADTADARAFASQNG; encoded by the coding sequence ATGGAAGGCAAGGCAACGGCGGTCAAATCCCTGGGCACCGCGGATATCAACCGGGTGATGAAGCTTCTGCCGCATCGCTATCCGTTCCTGCTGGTCGACAGGATGTACGACATGGATGGCGACGAGAGCTGCGTCGGCGTCAAGAACGTCACGATCAACGAGCCGTTCTTTCAAGGCCACTTCCCGCAGTTTCCCGTGATGCCGGGCGTGCTCATCATCGAGGGCCTCGCCCAGACGGCAGGCGCGCTCTGCGTTTCGAATGTCGGCCACGATTACAAAGCCGAGCTCGTCTATTTCATGGGCATCGATAACGCCAAGTTTCGCAAACCCGTCCTGCCCGGCGACCAGCTCCACTACCACGTGCGCAAGGTCCGCAATCGTGGCCGCGTGTGGCGCTTCAAGTGCGAAGCGAAGGTCAACGGTAAAACCGTAGCAGAGGCCGAAATCAGCGCCATGCTGGCAGACACCGCCGACGCCCGCGCATTTGCGAGCCAAAATGGCTGA
- the lpxB gene encoding lipid-A-disaccharide synthase, with translation MFVAAPEGSKPSEALAEGPKPLKIFLVAGEHSGDALGGKLIKALANLHPEPIVFSGVGGEEMAHEGFRSLFPIEDVAVMGPLSILPKLPRILRRVYQTVDAAVAFAPDVVVIIDSPEFTHPIAKRIRKRAPHIPIVDYVSPSVWAWRPGRAKRMRPYVDHILALLPFEPEAHARLGGPPCTYVGHPLIEKLDDIQNADASGLAARLGIAPDRPVLLVLPGSRTSEVERLIDVFGEAVARVSSAKGPIEVVIPAVRHLRDRIAAKTAAWTPKPRIVDTDDKYAAMRLARAALAASGTVTLELALAGTPSVVAYKVDAVMANLRFLLKVPSVVLANLVIGKNVYPEYLQEACTAENLANAIEPLLGDTAARSAQLDGLTLAPEKLRLTASSPSEAAANVVLSVVAGQAAGKSRRGGPM, from the coding sequence ATGTTTGTCGCGGCGCCTGAGGGTTCGAAGCCTAGCGAGGCGTTGGCAGAGGGACCAAAGCCATTGAAAATATTCCTGGTGGCCGGTGAGCACTCGGGCGACGCGCTCGGCGGCAAACTGATCAAGGCCCTCGCGAACCTGCATCCCGAGCCGATCGTCTTCTCCGGTGTCGGCGGCGAGGAGATGGCGCACGAAGGCTTTCGCTCGCTCTTTCCCATCGAAGACGTGGCAGTCATGGGCCCGCTGTCCATATTGCCGAAGCTTCCGCGTATCCTGCGCCGCGTCTATCAGACCGTCGATGCAGCCGTCGCTTTCGCACCCGACGTCGTCGTCATCATCGACAGCCCTGAATTTACGCACCCGATTGCGAAGCGCATCAGGAAGCGCGCGCCGCATATTCCGATCGTCGATTATGTGAGCCCGAGCGTCTGGGCCTGGCGTCCAGGACGCGCCAAGAGAATGCGGCCCTACGTCGATCATATCTTAGCGCTTCTGCCGTTCGAGCCGGAAGCGCACGCGCGTCTCGGCGGCCCGCCGTGCACCTACGTCGGTCATCCGCTGATCGAGAAGCTCGACGACATCCAAAATGCGGATGCGAGCGGCCTCGCTGCGCGCCTCGGTATCGCACCGGATCGCCCGGTTCTTCTCGTCTTGCCCGGAAGCCGGACGTCGGAGGTCGAGCGGCTGATCGATGTGTTCGGCGAGGCGGTCGCGCGCGTCTCATCGGCCAAGGGCCCGATTGAGGTCGTCATTCCGGCGGTCCGCCACTTGCGAGACCGCATCGCCGCCAAGACGGCGGCATGGACGCCGAAACCGCGCATCGTCGACACGGACGATAAGTACGCCGCCATGCGTCTTGCGCGCGCCGCGCTTGCGGCATCGGGCACCGTAACGCTTGAGCTTGCGCTCGCGGGCACGCCGTCCGTCGTTGCCTACAAGGTCGACGCGGTAATGGCGAACCTGCGGTTCCTGCTGAAGGTGCCGAGCGTCGTGCTGGCCAACCTCGTGATCGGCAAGAACGTCTATCCGGAATATCTGCAGGAAGCGTGCACGGCCGAAAATCTCGCGAACGCCATCGAGCCGCTTCTGGGCGATACGGCTGCCCGCTCGGCGCAACTCGATGGCCTTACCCTGGCGCCGGAAAAGCTTCGCCTCACCGCCTCGAGCCCGAGCGAGGCTGCGGCAAATGTCGTTTTATCGGTCGTCGCGGGTCAGGCGGCCGGGAAATCGCGCCGCGGCGGTCCGATGTAG
- the lpxD gene encoding UDP-3-O-(3-hydroxymyristoyl)glucosamine N-acyltransferase — MEHPGFFERAGPYALSEVAAAAGAEIANGADATVKIDDVRPLFEAGPSHISFIDNKKYLSQLDATKAGACLVIPAIADRVPAGTTALITKQPYHGFARALALFYPAAMQPLVTTAGAPPVDPTAILEAGVMIEPGAIIGREAQIGAGTRIAAGAVIGARVTIGRGCFIGPLATVTHALVGDRVIIHSGVRIGQDGFGFAMGRTGHLKVPQIGRVIVQDDVEIGANTTIDRGALKDTIIGEGSKIDNLVQIGHNVIIGRHCVIVSMCGISGSTELGDFVVMGGQSGTVGHIKIGSGAQVGGASHPTHDVPPGARYFGTPAKPLRESAREQAMIKRLVARDKDSYEDGTPEPEEG; from the coding sequence ATGGAGCATCCCGGATTCTTTGAACGTGCCGGGCCGTATGCACTCTCGGAAGTCGCGGCGGCTGCAGGCGCGGAAATCGCGAACGGCGCAGATGCGACGGTCAAAATCGATGACGTGCGCCCGCTGTTCGAAGCGGGTCCGAGCCACATCTCCTTCATCGACAACAAAAAGTATTTGTCCCAGCTCGACGCGACGAAGGCTGGCGCCTGTCTCGTCATTCCGGCGATCGCCGACCGCGTTCCGGCCGGAACGACGGCGCTGATCACCAAGCAGCCCTATCACGGCTTCGCCCGCGCCCTGGCGCTGTTCTATCCCGCCGCCATGCAGCCGCTGGTGACGACTGCCGGCGCGCCGCCCGTCGATCCGACAGCGATCCTTGAAGCTGGCGTCATGATCGAACCTGGCGCCATTATCGGCCGTGAGGCTCAAATCGGGGCCGGAACGCGTATCGCGGCCGGCGCGGTGATCGGGGCGCGTGTCACAATCGGGCGCGGTTGCTTCATCGGCCCGCTGGCGACCGTTACGCACGCGCTCGTCGGCGACCGGGTCATCATCCATTCCGGCGTCCGGATTGGTCAGGACGGCTTCGGCTTCGCCATGGGACGCACGGGCCACCTCAAGGTGCCTCAGATCGGCCGGGTGATCGTCCAGGACGACGTGGAGATTGGGGCAAATACAACCATAGACAGAGGTGCCCTTAAGGATACGATCATCGGCGAGGGCTCGAAAATTGATAATCTCGTCCAGATCGGGCACAACGTCATCATCGGTCGCCATTGCGTGATCGTATCGATGTGCGGCATCTCGGGCTCGACCGAACTTGGCGACTTTGTCGTCATGGGCGGCCAATCGGGAACTGTGGGCCACATCAAGATCGGAAGCGGCGCACAAGTCGGCGGGGCCTCGCACCCGACGCACGACGTGCCGCCGGGCGCCCGTTATTTCGGCACTCCGGCAAAGCCGCTGCGTGAATCCGCCCGTGAACAGGCCATGATCAAGCGGCTCGTCGCGCGCGATAAAGACAGCTATGAGGACGGTACGCCGGAGCCTGAAGAAGGCTGA
- the lexA gene encoding transcriptional repressor LexA, with product MLTEKQKDLLLFIHARMQERGVPPSFDEMKDALDLRSKSGIHRLITALVERGFIRRLPHRARAIEVIKLPDNQTGGQTGAQNGGQNIGPSAGQHAGHSSGASVASMPQRSGFQPSVIEGSGPRASVSPPPPSHIIDARTVSIPVMGRIAAGTPISAIQNHTHDIAVPPDILTNGEHFALEVKGDSMIEAGIHDGDTVIIRRCNNAENGDIIVALVEGEEATLKRLRKKGSTIALEAANPEFKTRIFGPDQIDIQGRLVGLLRRY from the coding sequence ATGCTCACCGAGAAACAGAAAGACCTCCTGCTTTTCATCCATGCGCGCATGCAGGAACGCGGCGTGCCCCCATCCTTCGACGAAATGAAGGATGCGCTGGATCTGAGGTCTAAGTCCGGCATTCACCGCCTAATCACGGCCCTGGTCGAGCGCGGTTTCATCCGCCGGCTGCCGCACAGGGCGCGGGCGATCGAGGTCATCAAGCTGCCGGACAATCAGACCGGCGGCCAGACAGGCGCCCAGAACGGCGGACAGAACATTGGGCCAAGTGCCGGCCAACACGCGGGCCACTCTTCAGGCGCGTCCGTCGCATCCATGCCTCAACGCAGCGGCTTCCAGCCGAGCGTGATCGAGGGCTCGGGACCACGGGCGAGCGTTTCTCCGCCGCCGCCGTCGCACATCATCGATGCGCGGACCGTATCGATCCCCGTCATGGGGCGGATCGCTGCCGGTACGCCGATCAGCGCCATTCAAAACCACACGCACGATATCGCCGTGCCGCCCGACATCCTGACGAACGGCGAACATTTCGCGCTCGAGGTGAAGGGCGACTCGATGATCGAGGCGGGCATTCATGACGGCGATACCGTCATTATCCGCCGGTGCAATAACGCCGAGAACGGGGACATCATCGTTGCTCTCGTCGAAGGCGAGGAAGCGACGTTGAAGCGGCTTCGCAAGAAAGGCTCGACGATTGCCCTCGAAGCGGCGAACCCCGAATTCAAGACGCGCATATTCGGGCCCGACCAGATCGACATCCAGGGCCGGCTCGTGGGGCTGTTGCGGCGCTACTGA
- the lpxA gene encoding acyl-ACP--UDP-N-acetylglucosamine O-acyltransferase, which produces MAEVEVHPTAVVEDGAKLAAGVKVGPFCVVGRDVTLGERVELVSHVVVAGTTEIGAGTRIFPFASIGHQPQDLKYKGEPCSLTVGSDCIIREGVTMNPGTAGGGSVTIVGNGCAFLANSHVGHDCHVGDGVIFSNNVMLAGHCNVGDFAIIGGGAAVIQYARVGHHAFVGGMSGLENDLIPYGMAIGNRAYLSGLNIVGLQRRGFSRNDIHDLRRAYRLLFAAEGTLSERVEDVAEEFAGHASVQEILAFIRQGGKRSLCTPKNGEES; this is translated from the coding sequence ATGGCTGAAGTGGAAGTCCATCCGACGGCCGTCGTCGAAGACGGGGCTAAGCTAGCCGCAGGCGTAAAGGTCGGGCCCTTCTGTGTCGTCGGCCGCGATGTAACGCTCGGCGAGCGCGTCGAGCTCGTGAGCCACGTCGTCGTCGCCGGAACGACGGAGATCGGCGCTGGAACGCGCATTTTCCCGTTCGCGTCGATCGGCCATCAGCCGCAGGATTTGAAATACAAGGGCGAGCCCTGCTCGCTGACCGTCGGGTCGGACTGCATCATTCGCGAAGGCGTAACGATGAACCCCGGCACCGCGGGCGGCGGTTCGGTCACGATCGTCGGCAACGGCTGCGCATTCCTTGCGAACAGCCACGTCGGCCACGATTGCCACGTCGGTGACGGGGTGATTTTTTCCAATAACGTCATGCTCGCGGGCCATTGCAACGTCGGCGATTTTGCGATCATCGGCGGCGGCGCCGCGGTCATTCAGTACGCCCGCGTCGGTCATCACGCCTTCGTCGGCGGCATGTCGGGTCTCGAGAACGATCTCATTCCGTACGGCATGGCGATCGGCAATCGCGCCTATCTTTCGGGCCTCAACATTGTCGGCCTGCAGCGGCGTGGTTTTTCCCGCAACGATATTCACGATCTCCGCCGCGCCTACCGGCTGTTGTTCGCCGCTGAAGGCACGCTGAGCGAACGCGTGGAAGATGTCGCCGAAGAGTTCGCGGGCCATGCCTCCGTGCAGGAAATCCTCGCGTTCATTCGCCAGGGCGGCAAGCGTTCGCTGTGCACGCCGAAGAACGGCGAAGAGAGCTGA
- the pdxH gene encoding pyridoxamine 5'-phosphate oxidase, translating to MSDSESASKSAPVTDQASAPDFSAAEDPFRLFEAWMSEAEKSEPNDPNAMALATVDAGGMPNVRTVLLKGLDAAESADRGFVFYTNFESAKGRELLANPKAGLLFHWKSLERQVRIRGPVSLVSHGEADAYYATRPRLSRIGAWASHQSRPLSSREVLEAKVHHFEAKFPEDSIPRPAYWSGFRVLPVEIEFWMSRPYRLHDRIVFRRDAPRDSWQKTRLYP from the coding sequence ATGAGTGATAGCGAAAGCGCTTCCAAATCGGCCCCAGTCACGGATCAAGCCTCGGCCCCGGATTTTTCGGCGGCGGAAGATCCGTTCCGGCTGTTCGAAGCCTGGATGTCGGAGGCGGAGAAATCCGAGCCGAACGATCCGAACGCGATGGCGCTCGCAACCGTCGACGCCGGCGGCATGCCGAACGTTCGCACGGTCCTGCTGAAGGGCCTCGATGCGGCGGAGAGCGCCGATCGCGGCTTCGTTTTCTACACGAACTTCGAAAGCGCGAAGGGCCGCGAGCTGCTGGCCAACCCGAAAGCCGGGCTGCTCTTCCATTGGAAGAGCCTCGAACGGCAGGTCCGCATTCGTGGGCCCGTCTCGCTCGTCTCCCACGGCGAGGCCGACGCCTATTACGCGACGCGGCCGAGGCTGAGCCGGATCGGCGCCTGGGCGTCGCATCAATCGCGGCCGCTGTCGTCGCGCGAGGTGCTCGAAGCCAAGGTTCATCATTTCGAAGCCAAGTTCCCGGAAGATTCGATTCCGCGCCCCGCCTACTGGTCGGGATTCCGCGTTCTTCCCGTGGAGATCGAATTCTGGATGAGCCGGCCGTATCGCCTGCACGATCGCATCGTTTTCCGCCGCGACGCCCCGCGCGACTCCTGGCAGAAAACCCGGCTCTATCCTTGA
- the gltA gene encoding citrate synthase yields the protein MNIHDKASKGGTKPSATLTVDNKQVQLSVRSGSIGPDVIDVANLYKDTGCFTYDPGFTSTANCKSSITYIDGDKGELLYRGYPIDQLAENTNFLAVCYLLLYGELPTNGEFINFRKTITNHTMVHEQMTRFFTGYRRDAHPMAVMVGTVGALSSFYHDSTDINDTAQREVASQRMIAKMPTIAAMAYKYSMGQPFIYPRNDLDYTSNFLQMCFAVPCEPYIVNPIISRALDRIFILHADHEQNASTSTVRLAGSSGANPFACISAGIACLWGPAHGGANEAALNMLKEIGTVDRVPEFVKRAKDKSSGFRLMGFGHRVYKNYDPRAKVMQKTCHEVLDALGHGDDPLLKVALELERIALQDEYFIEKKLYPNIDFYSGITLRAMGFPVDMFTVLFAVARTVGWIAQWKEMIEDPEQRIGRPRQLYIGPPRRDFPAA from the coding sequence ATGAACATTCACGACAAAGCTTCCAAGGGCGGGACCAAGCCGAGCGCGACGTTGACCGTCGACAACAAGCAGGTCCAGCTTTCGGTGCGTTCCGGCAGCATTGGCCCTGACGTGATCGACGTCGCCAATCTATACAAAGATACCGGCTGCTTCACGTACGATCCCGGATTCACCTCAACGGCGAACTGCAAGAGCTCGATCACCTATATCGACGGCGATAAGGGCGAACTTCTCTATCGCGGCTATCCGATCGATCAGCTTGCGGAAAATACCAATTTCTTGGCCGTCTGCTATCTGCTGCTTTACGGCGAGTTGCCGACAAACGGCGAGTTCATCAATTTCCGCAAGACCATCACGAACCATACGATGGTTCACGAGCAGATGACGCGGTTCTTCACCGGCTACCGGCGTGACGCGCATCCGATGGCGGTCATGGTGGGCACGGTCGGTGCGTTGTCATCGTTCTATCACGACTCGACGGACATCAACGATACGGCGCAGCGCGAGGTCGCGAGCCAGCGCATGATCGCCAAGATGCCGACGATCGCGGCAATGGCCTACAAATATTCGATGGGTCAGCCTTTCATCTATCCTCGCAACGATCTCGACTACACGTCCAATTTCCTTCAGATGTGCTTCGCCGTTCCGTGCGAGCCCTACATCGTCAATCCGATTATTTCGCGGGCGCTGGATCGCATCTTCATCCTGCACGCCGATCACGAGCAGAATGCCTCCACCTCAACGGTGCGTCTGGCAGGCTCATCGGGAGCCAATCCTTTCGCGTGCATCTCGGCCGGCATCGCTTGCCTTTGGGGTCCCGCGCACGGCGGCGCCAACGAAGCTGCGCTGAACATGCTGAAGGAAATCGGCACCGTCGATCGCGTTCCTGAATTCGTAAAGCGCGCCAAGGACAAGTCGTCCGGCTTCCGGCTGATGGGCTTCGGCCATCGCGTCTACAAGAACTACGATCCGCGCGCCAAGGTGATGCAGAAGACCTGTCACGAAGTGCTCGATGCACTCGGCCACGGCGACGATCCTCTGCTAAAGGTCGCGTTGGAGCTCGAGCGCATTGCGCTTCAGGACGAATACTTCATCGAGAAGAAGCTCTACCCGAATATCGACTTCTATTCGGGCATCACGCTCAGAGCGATGGGCTTCCCGGTCGATATGTTCACTGTGCTGTTCGCAGTCGCGCGCACGGTCGGATGGATTGCGCAGTGGAAGGAAATGATCGAGGATCCGGAGCAGCGCATCGGCCGCCCGCGCCAGCTCTACATCGGACCGCCGCGGCGCGATTTCCCGGCCGCCTGA
- the gltX gene encoding glutamate--tRNA ligase — protein sequence MSVTTTPSAPIVRFAPSPTGYLHIGGARTALFNWLYARGRGGRFLLRIEDTDRERNNEAAVAAILDGVKWLGLDWDGDVVSQFSRADRHREVANELLKRGAAYYCYSSPAEIDAAREKAKAEGRPQIFLSPWRDRDPQDAPKDVKPTIRLKAPREGETIVNDHVQGRVAFPNKDLDDLIILRSDGNPTYNLAVVVDDHDMEVTHVIRGADHLTNSARQTQIYQGMGWTVPEFAHVPLIHGADGAKLSKRHGAQGVEEYRDMGYLPVALRNYLVRLGWSHGDDEIISTDDLLRWFDIDGINKSPARLDFKKLDDLNGHYIRASGDEELEAHVRGMLPHLNFQALVELPSDPKAPARPDIALAREVLRQLPAVSTGKELADLFAAKGWGKFTAAIPSLKERSKTLAELLGGALFIVAERPLKLEDKAAKLLGPEGRASNAEILKLLSAVSEQEWSAAFLEAKVKSFAEEKGLKLGNVAQPLRAALTGRSVSPPVFNVLEVLGRDESLGRIGDAAG from the coding sequence ATGTCCGTGACCACTACACCGAGTGCGCCCATCGTACGATTTGCACCCTCTCCTACTGGGTATCTGCATATCGGAGGGGCCCGCACGGCGCTTTTCAATTGGCTCTATGCCCGCGGCCGCGGCGGACGGTTCCTTCTGCGCATCGAGGATACCGATCGCGAGCGCAACAACGAGGCCGCGGTGGCCGCGATCCTCGACGGCGTCAAATGGCTCGGCCTCGACTGGGATGGCGATGTCGTTTCGCAGTTTTCGCGGGCCGATCGGCATCGGGAGGTCGCGAACGAACTCTTAAAGCGCGGCGCTGCCTACTACTGCTATTCCTCGCCCGCCGAGATCGACGCGGCGCGTGAAAAGGCAAAGGCCGAGGGCCGGCCGCAGATCTTCCTTTCGCCCTGGCGGGATCGCGATCCGCAGGACGCACCAAAAGATGTGAAGCCGACGATCCGCCTCAAGGCGCCGCGCGAGGGCGAGACCATCGTCAACGATCACGTGCAGGGCCGCGTTGCGTTTCCGAACAAGGATCTCGACGACCTGATCATTCTCAGATCAGACGGCAATCCGACGTACAATCTCGCCGTCGTCGTCGACGATCACGACATGGAGGTAACGCACGTCATCCGCGGCGCCGATCATTTGACCAACTCCGCACGCCAGACGCAGATCTACCAGGGCATGGGGTGGACCGTTCCGGAGTTCGCGCACGTGCCGCTCATTCACGGCGCGGACGGTGCGAAGCTCTCGAAGCGTCATGGCGCGCAAGGTGTCGAAGAATACCGCGATATGGGCTACCTGCCGGTCGCTCTGCGCAATTATCTCGTGCGCCTCGGCTGGAGCCACGGCGACGACGAAATCATCTCGACCGACGATCTTCTCCGCTGGTTCGACATCGACGGAATCAACAAGAGCCCGGCGCGGCTCGACTTCAAGAAGCTCGACGATCTGAACGGGCACTACATCCGCGCTTCAGGGGACGAGGAACTCGAAGCGCACGTGCGCGGAATGCTGCCTCATCTCAATTTTCAGGCGCTCGTGGAACTCCCGTCCGATCCGAAAGCGCCGGCACGTCCCGACATCGCACTGGCGCGCGAAGTGTTGCGCCAGCTTCCTGCTGTTTCGACGGGCAAGGAACTCGCGGATCTTTTCGCCGCCAAGGGATGGGGAAAATTCACGGCGGCCATTCCGTCCCTCAAAGAGCGCTCGAAGACTCTCGCGGAACTCCTTGGCGGAGCACTATTCATCGTTGCGGAGCGGCCGCTCAAACTCGAGGATAAGGCCGCGAAGCTTCTCGGGCCGGAAGGCCGTGCATCGAACGCCGAGATTCTCAAACTGCTGTCGGCCGTCTCAGAGCAGGAATGGTCGGCTGCCTTCCTTGAAGCGAAGGTAAAATCCTTTGCCGAGGAAAAGGGTTTGAAACTCGGCAATGTTGCGCAACCTCTTCGGGCAGCGCTCACCGGACGCTCGGTTTCACCGCCGGTATTCAATGTCCTTGAGGTGCTTGGCCGTGACGAGAGCCTCGGCCGTATCGGAGATGCAGCGGGATAA